The genomic segment TTCGGCGATCTCCTCAAGCGGTACAAGAAAGTGCTGGTCTGCGAGTTGAACATGGGCCAGCTTCGTTACATGCTTCGCGCGACGTACCTGGTGGATGCCTTGGGGTTGAACAAGGTGCAGGGCAAGCCGTTCCGAATCGCCGAGATCGAATCGAAGATTCTGGACGTGCTCGGAAGCAAATAAGGCTTTGTGGAAGAACCGCGCCGCGCGGGCTGAAGCCCGCGGCTCATTGAGTTTTCGACGTTTTGACGTCTCGATGGTTTGACGTCTCGATGGTTTGACGTCTCGATGGTTCGACTTTTTGACTTTTAGCGATAATCGCCGGAGAGAACGATGACGACTGCCACGTTGCCTCAACTGACCCCCAAGGACTTTGCCAGCGATCAGGATGTGCGCTGGTGCCCAGGCTGCGGGGATTATTCCATTCTTGCGCAGGTCAAGAAGATCCTGCCTGAACTGCACATCCCCCGAGAGAAGATCGTCTTCGTCTCCGGCATCGGCTGCTCCAGCCGCTTTCCGTACTACGTCAACAGTTACGGCTTTCACTCGATCCACGGCCGCGCTCCGGCCGTCGCGACCGGCGTGAAGCTGGCCAACCCGGACTTGAGCGTCTGGGTGGCGACGGGTGATGGCGACGGCCTCTCGATCGGCGGCAACCACCTCGTGCACGCCATTCGACGAAACGTGGACCTGAAGATTCTCCTGTTCAACAATCGAATCTACGGCCTGACCAAGGGGCAGTACTCCCCCACGTCGGAGCTGGGCAAGAAAACCAAGAGCACGCCGATGGGGTCGGTGGACAACCCGCTCTGTCCGCTCTCGGTGGCCATCGGTGCTGAAGCGACGTTTGTCGCGCGAACGATGGACGTGAACGTGAAGCACCTCGCCGATACGCTGCTCCGCGCCGGCAAGCACAAGGGCACGGCCTTCGTCGAGATCTACCAGAATTGCAACGTGTTCAACGACGGCGCGTTTGAGTACGCATCCGACCGCGACGTGAAAGAAGACAACACGCTCTACATCGAGCATGGCAAGCCGATGATCTTCGGCAAGAACCGCGACAAGGGCATTCGTTTCAAGAACATGGAGCCGGAGGTCGTGCAGCTCGGCGGCGACATCAAGGAGGACGATCTGATCTTCCACGACGAGAAGGCCCCCGAGCCGAGCCTTGCGTTCATGCTTAGCCGCATGCGCTATCCCGAGTTCCCCGAAGTCTTCGGCGTGCTCCGGAGCGTCGAGAAGCCGACGTTCGACGCCGCCGTGTATCACCAGATGCAGCAGGCCGAAGAGAAGATGGGCAGGGGCGATCTGGAGAAGCTGCTTAACAGCGGCGATACGTGGGTCGTGGAGTAAACGGCGAATCGCCAATAATCGAAACGTCGAAACACGACTAGGCTGAAACCAAAGCCCCGGGCATGTGCCTGGGGCTTTTTGACTCTCTTGAATCCGCCGTCGTCGCAGGCCGTCAAGTGGATCGGCGACGGCACGTCATCTATACTGCCGATCTTGACGCGCAGGGATCCCCGCGGAAACCGTCAAGGCCCGTCCTTGCGCGTGAATGACGGCAGGTTGAGAAGAACACGTGTGGTCCCCGCTCCGGCGTTTGGGGTATGGATTAAGTCCGTTGATTCGTTCAATGAAGCGACGCGTTATGGTTGAATGCATCGCGCGAGCTTGCTCACAAACTGAACCAGGATTCTTTGCATGACCCCGGTTGCCTCCGACGCTCCGCCAACCTGCCAACCCGTCCCGTTGCTGGACCTCAAGCTACAATACGCGACCATTCGCGATGAAGTCATGGCCGCCATCGAGGCCATCTGCGAATCCCAGCGCTTCATCGGCGGGCCGGAGGTTGTTGCGTGCGAGGAGGCCGTAGCGGCCTACAGCGGCTGCAAGGTCGGCGTCGGCATGAGCAGCGGCACCGATGCCTTGCTGTGCGGCATAATGGCGATGGGCATCGGCCCCGGCGACGAGGTCATCGTCCCGAGCTTCACCTTCTTTGCCACGGCCGGTTGCGTGAGCCGCCTCGGCGCGAGGCCGGTGTTCGTCGATATCGATGCGGCTACGTTCAACACGACGGCCGAACAGATCGAGCGGGCCATTACGCCGAAAACGAAGCTCATCATCCCCGTGCATCTGTACGGCCAGTGCGCCGACATGACAGGTATTCTCAAGGTCGCCAACCAGCGCGGAATCCCGGTGATGGAAGACGCGGCGCAGTCGATCGGCGCGAAGCATCACGGCAAGGCGGCGTGCAGCATGGGCAAGCTGGGCACGCTGTCGTTCTTTCCCAGCAAGAATCTCGGTGCGTTCGGCGACGCGGGCATGATCGTGACGAACGACCCGGCCCTGGGCGAGCGCTGCCGCATCTTCCGCGATCACGGAGCGCAGCCGAAATATTACCACAAGTGGGTGGGGGGGAACTTCCGGCTGGATGCGTTGCAGGCGGCGGTCGTGCGGATCAAGCTGAAGCATCTCGACGCGTGGTCGGCCCAGCGCGCGGCGAACGCGAAGCGGTACAACGCGCTCTTTGCCGGCAGCGTGGTGAAGACGCCGGTGATCGCGCCGGGCAACGACTCGATTTTCAACCAGTACGTCATTCGCGTGCCGAAGCGCGACGAATTGAAGAAACACCTCGAGGCGCATGGCATCGGGACGGAAGTCTATTACCCCGTGCCTCTGCACATGCAGGAATGCTTCGCGTACCTCGGCGGCAAGGCCGGCGATCTGCCGGTCTGCGAGCAGGCGGCGCGCGAGGTGCTGGCGATTCCCATCTATCCCGAGTTGACGGTGTCGCAGCAGGAGCGCGTCGCGCGGACGATTCGCGCCTTCTACGGCGAGAGGGTCTGACCGTTGGCGTCGCCGGCGTGGATCGGTGCCGTTGATCTAGCCGCGGGTTCTCCGCTGATGAAGCATTTCGCGCCGCTGGCGGCGTCGTTCTTCGTTGCGCTCATCGCGACGCCGATTGTGCGGCGCGTGTCGGTGCGGTTGGAACTCTACGATCGGCCCGACGGGGGCCTGAAACCCCATCAACAGCCCATTCCCTACCTCGGCGGCGTGGCGATGTACCTGGGCTGGGCCGCGGCGATGATCGCGTCGGCCTGGCTGGGATTTCGCACGGCGGCGTCGCAGCCGACCACGTTGTGGGTCATGCTCGGCGGCACGGTGCTGATGCTGACCGGTCTGATTGACGACATTCGTCATCTTCGCCCGCGGACGCGACTGCTGGTGCAGGCCGCCGTGGCGGCGCTGCTCGTCTCCGGAGGCATCGGCGACGGCATCGCCGAGAAACTGATCGAACCGGTGCGCGAGTCTTTGCCGGTGTTCTGCACGGCGCGGCCTGTGCTCCTCGGCGCGAGCGGCCTCTTCTGCATGATCGCCATCGCCGGCGCGACGAACTCGACGAACCTGATCGACGGATTGGACGGCCTCTGCGGCGGCGTGCTGGCGATCGCGGCCTGCGGGCTGGCCTATCTCAACTGGCATTTGTCGAACGTGCCGGGCATCAATGCCGCAGACGACGCGCTTCGCACGACGTTGACGATGGGCTTGTTCGGCGCCTGCGCGGCATTTCTCATTTTCAATTTCAACCCCGCCCGGATCTTCATGGGCGACAGCGGTTCACTGCTGCTCGGCTACACCGTCGCCGTGGTCATGATTTCGTTCGCAGATCAGGCGTCGCCGCGCTGGTTCGCCTGCTCGCTGATGGTCTTTGCGTTTCCCATACTCGATACGGCGCTGGCCATCGGTCGGCGGGCGCTCAACGGGCGGCCGCTCTTCAAGGGGGATCGAAGCCATTTTTATGACCAGGTGCGCGACCGCGGGTTCAGCGTTCGGCAGACCGTGTTGCTTTGCTACGCGCTGGCGTTGGTGTTTGCGATCCTCGGAGGCGTCATGACGTGGTTGCGGCCCTCGTCGCTGGTATTCATTCTCGTCGCCGGACCGATCCTCGCCGGCGCACTCTGCTGGCGGTTTGGCATGTTGAAAGTGGACGATACTGCGGATCGCAAGTGAATTCGGCGTGCAACCGCCGCGCGGCGGCGTTATAATCTCGCCATACCCGGGGCAGGGACGCCTCGGCCTACTCGACCCATCCCAAGGAGTCGCCGCGTGGTGGGGAACGTCACGACCGTTCGCCGCAAGCTGACGGAGAATCTCAAACGCGTGCGCGACCGCATCGCCGCCGCCTGTCAGCGCGCTCGCCGCGATCCTGCCGCCGTCAAAATCGTCGCCGTCACCAAGTACGTCGAGATGGAGGTCGTCCGCCAGGCGCTCGAACTCAATCTCGTCGATCTCGGCGAGAGCCGCGCCCAGCAGCTCGCTCAACGCGCCAGCATGATTCACGAGTACATCGAGCGCAAGAACGTCCTCGCCAGCCGAAAGGAAGGCCCCGTCCCCCGGCCGCGCTGGCACATGGTCGGCCACCTCCAGCGGAACAAAGTCAAGCTCGTCGTGCCGTGGGCCGAGCTGATTCACAGCGTCGACAGCCTTCGCCTCGCGGAGGATCTGCATCAGCACGCTGCCCGCGTCGGCCGCACGATCGACATCTTGTTGCAGGTCAACACGAGCGGCGAGAAGAGCAAGTTCGGAATCGCCGTCGGCGCCGTGCCGCATCTCATCGAGCACCTCGTGGCGTGGCCGAATGTGCGGCTTTGCGGACTGATGACGATGGCCCCGGCTGAATGCACGCCCGCGGAGCTTCGCCTGTATTTCGAGCGGCTCCGCGACGTGTTCGAAGACCTGCGGGGAGACAAGCGACTCGTCCCGCATTTCCGCGAGTTGTCCATGGGCATGAGTGGCGATTACGAAACCGCCATTGAAGCCGGCGCGACCATCGTCCGGCTGGGCAGCACGTTGTTCGAGGGCCTGATGACGTTGAACGACATGCCTGAAGTGAGCGAGCGGTGAACGCGAGCAACCTGGACTTGTTCCACGTATGGCGAGTCGTCTTAAGCACCTTGTGCGGCGCGTATGCGACGGTGGTGACGGTGCGGTCTTTTTGGGGGTGGGTCGTGTACCTGTCGGGTTCGGATCGACGCACCAGCCTCATGCGAAACTACGTGCTGGTGCAGCTCCTTCGCCTGCGTCCGGGCCGGTTTGCGAGCGAATTCGCACAAATCGGCGCGTGGTTCGCGGTCTTCGTCGGTCTGTTGTATCTTCACCGCTTCTAACGGCGCATCGGCGCGGCTCGCATGGTAGCCGATCTCGTTGCGCGGTTTCGGATTAGCTCTTGATGGACGCGCTCTTGTACGTATGGATGGGTTTCACGGGGCTGACCTGCCTGGTCTGGGTCGGACGCCACGTCCAGCTCTCGATCGCGAGCCGGCGCTTGCCGCCGTTGCGATCGACCATGTACCAGCCGGGGCGGAGCGACCTGCCTGCGGTGAGCTTTCTGGTCGCCGGGAAGGAAGAAGAAGCGAACATCGAGGCCTGCCTCACGTCGATGGTCGCGCAGGATTACCCGAATCTGCAAGTCATCGCCATCAATGATCGCAGCGTGGATCGAACCGGCGCGATCATGGACGGCCTCGCCGCGCGGCACGCGAATCTCACGGCGCTGCACGTCAAATCGCTCCCCGAAGGCTGGCTCGGAAAGAACAACGCCATGCGCACGGGGCTGGAGCATGCGACCGGCCGGTGGTTGTGCTTCACCGATGCCGACTGCGTGCAGGTCTCGCGGCGGTCGCTCCGCGTGGCGATGGAATATGCCCTGGAGCACAACGTGGAGTTTCTCTCGGTGCTGCCCGCGCACGAGACGCACGGCTTCTGGGAGCGCGTCATCCAGCCCGCGTGCAGCGGCATCATGATGATCTGGTTCAATCCGCTTCGCGTGAACAACCCCCGCCGGGCGACGGCCTACGCCAACGGCGCCTTCATGCTCATGACGCGCGAGTGCTACGATGCCCTCGGCGGGCACGACGCCGTCAAGGCCGAGTTCAACGAAGACATGAAAATGGCACAACTTGCCAAGCGCGCCGGCCGCCGCTTGCGCGTTGTCTCGAATGACGATTTGTACACGGTCCGCATGTACCAGTCGCTGCGCCAGACGTGGAACGGCTGGAGCCGCATCTTTTTCGGTTGCTTCGGCACGCGGCCGCGGCTGACGGCGACGATGGCCCTGGTGATCGGGTTCAGCCTGTTGCCGTGGGCAGCCCTGGCGACGGGGACGCTGGCATGGGCGGTCGGCGGAAGCTGGCCGGGCTGGTCGATGTTGACCGGCGTGGCGGCGGCGTGCTGCACGATCAAGACGACCGCCTTGATGCGATTCTATCGGTTGAACAAGACCTCGCCCTGGTACGGATTGCTGTACCCGCTGGGAGCCTTGGTCGGTCTGGGGGCGTTGATCAACGCGATGGGGCGGCTGCGGCGCCAGTCCACGATCACCTGGCGCGGCACGATCTACGCAGCGGGGCAGGTCGACGCGGGACCAGGCGCTTCCGTCGCGACGCCACGACCGTCGTCACGATCCGGCGCTGAATTGCAGATGGCAAAAAGCGAGTAGTGGATCAGCCCGGCTGGCTCATTTCGCGCAGCATCTCGATCACCCGCGTCGTAAGAAACTCATACACCGTGCGACCGCGCTGGACAACCGTCTCCGGATCCCACGGGCAGGGCTGGGCCCATCGCGCGTCGATCTCGATGAAGACCTGCCGCACGTCTTCGATCAGCGACTCGATCTTCAGCTCGGCCTGCCAGTTCGGCTGATCGGCACCCGGCAGCGGCGGCAAAACGAGCTTCAGCCCGACGGCGTGAACCGGTCGCCCGAGCGGACCGAGCCGATTGTCCAGCCGCAGGCAGCGCTGGCCCAGAAAGATCCGTCCGTCGTTTTCCTCGGTCTGGGCCGTCAGGCGGATCATCGCGCCGGTCGAAAGCATGATCCGCGGGTTGAACACCGTCCCGACGACGCCAAACGCCATCCGCAGATTGTCGAAATACACATCCAGCGTCGACGTCGGGAAGAAATCCTCGAAGTTCACCGAATCCGTCGTGACCGTCAGCTTCAACTGGCTGCGCGGATCGCCCTCGGCCTGCGGTGAGGTCATCTGCCAGGCGTGTTCGGCGTATTCCTGCCGTCGCCAGTCGAACCCCTCGCTGCACTTGATCTGAAACTGCTGCTTGTGCTGCTTGTCCAGCGGCGCCGTCGGCGCGAAGCGCGCCCCGACGTGCAACCCGCGCGTCTTGATCGTCTCTTGGAGCAAAAACATGATAAACTTTCCGATCGCGCCGGATGCGGCAAGGACGCTTGCGGCCCTTCACGCGGCAGCTGCCGCGAAACACCGCATGGTCCTACGGAGTCCCCGCCGGCTGCGTCGTCGGCGTCAGACTGACCGGCCGCTCCGACATCCCCGTGACGTTCAATGGATCGCCGGCCACCGGCGCGGTGGCGGGCATCGAAGCGGGTGGCGGCGGTGGCGCAAACACCACCGGTCGGCTCCATCCTTCCATCCCCTTCAGGCGATAGGCCGCCTGCTCGGCAAAGGGTGAATCCGCAAGACGCTTGTCGCTGCGAACCTTGTCATACCACTCCCGC from the Planctomycetia bacterium genome contains:
- a CDS encoding glycosyltransferase, with translation MDALLYVWMGFTGLTCLVWVGRHVQLSIASRRLPPLRSTMYQPGRSDLPAVSFLVAGKEEEANIEACLTSMVAQDYPNLQVIAINDRSVDRTGAIMDGLAARHANLTALHVKSLPEGWLGKNNAMRTGLEHATGRWLCFTDADCVQVSRRSLRVAMEYALEHNVEFLSVLPAHETHGFWERVIQPACSGIMMIWFNPLRVNNPRRATAYANGAFMLMTRECYDALGGHDAVKAEFNEDMKMAQLAKRAGRRLRVVSNDDLYTVRMYQSLRQTWNGWSRIFFGCFGTRPRLTATMALVIGFSLLPWAALATGTLAWAVGGSWPGWSMLTGVAAACCTIKTTALMRFYRLNKTSPWYGLLYPLGALVGLGALINAMGRLRRQSTITWRGTIYAAGQVDAGPGASVATPRPSSRSGAELQMAKSE
- a CDS encoding YggS family pyridoxal phosphate-dependent enzyme — protein: MVGNVTTVRRKLTENLKRVRDRIAAACQRARRDPAAVKIVAVTKYVEMEVVRQALELNLVDLGESRAQQLAQRASMIHEYIERKNVLASRKEGPVPRPRWHMVGHLQRNKVKLVVPWAELIHSVDSLRLAEDLHQHAARVGRTIDILLQVNTSGEKSKFGIAVGAVPHLIEHLVAWPNVRLCGLMTMAPAECTPAELRLYFERLRDVFEDLRGDKRLVPHFRELSMGMSGDYETAIEAGATIVRLGSTLFEGLMTLNDMPEVSER
- a CDS encoding DegT/DnrJ/EryC1/StrS family aminotransferase, with the translated sequence MTPVASDAPPTCQPVPLLDLKLQYATIRDEVMAAIEAICESQRFIGGPEVVACEEAVAAYSGCKVGVGMSSGTDALLCGIMAMGIGPGDEVIVPSFTFFATAGCVSRLGARPVFVDIDAATFNTTAEQIERAITPKTKLIIPVHLYGQCADMTGILKVANQRGIPVMEDAAQSIGAKHHGKAACSMGKLGTLSFFPSKNLGAFGDAGMIVTNDPALGERCRIFRDHGAQPKYYHKWVGGNFRLDALQAAVVRIKLKHLDAWSAQRAANAKRYNALFAGSVVKTPVIAPGNDSIFNQYVIRVPKRDELKKHLEAHGIGTEVYYPVPLHMQECFAYLGGKAGDLPVCEQAAREVLAIPIYPELTVSQQERVARTIRAFYGERV
- a CDS encoding 2-oxoacid:ferredoxin oxidoreductase subunit beta; this encodes MTTATLPQLTPKDFASDQDVRWCPGCGDYSILAQVKKILPELHIPREKIVFVSGIGCSSRFPYYVNSYGFHSIHGRAPAVATGVKLANPDLSVWVATGDGDGLSIGGNHLVHAIRRNVDLKILLFNNRIYGLTKGQYSPTSELGKKTKSTPMGSVDNPLCPLSVAIGAEATFVARTMDVNVKHLADTLLRAGKHKGTAFVEIYQNCNVFNDGAFEYASDRDVKEDNTLYIEHGKPMIFGKNRDKGIRFKNMEPEVVQLGGDIKEDDLIFHDEKAPEPSLAFMLSRMRYPEFPEVFGVLRSVEKPTFDAAVYHQMQQAEEKMGRGDLEKLLNSGDTWVVE
- a CDS encoding undecaprenyl/decaprenyl-phosphate alpha-N-acetylglucosaminyl 1-phosphate transferase, which translates into the protein MKHFAPLAASFFVALIATPIVRRVSVRLELYDRPDGGLKPHQQPIPYLGGVAMYLGWAAAMIASAWLGFRTAASQPTTLWVMLGGTVLMLTGLIDDIRHLRPRTRLLVQAAVAALLVSGGIGDGIAEKLIEPVRESLPVFCTARPVLLGASGLFCMIAIAGATNSTNLIDGLDGLCGGVLAIAACGLAYLNWHLSNVPGINAADDALRTTLTMGLFGACAAFLIFNFNPARIFMGDSGSLLLGYTVAVVMISFADQASPRWFACSLMVFAFPILDTALAIGRRALNGRPLFKGDRSHFYDQVRDRGFSVRQTVLLCYALALVFAILGGVMTWLRPSSLVFILVAGPILAGALCWRFGMLKVDDTADRK